A window from Terriglobales bacterium encodes these proteins:
- a CDS encoding LON peptidase substrate-binding domain-containing protein, with protein sequence MDLLPIFPLELVLFPETPLPLHIFEPRYKEMIGECLEQKAPFGVVRAVEKGLAEVGCTAEILEVTKKYDDGRLDILTEGRRRFEVQQIDQDRAFLRAAVHYFEDAPGAATPREIARAAELQKELMSLAGAEEPAAVETDHPQLSLQLAAALPLDLDFKQTLLGMRSEPERLQSVIEYYQTLLPRMRRTVKARKTAGGNGHAI encoded by the coding sequence GTGGACCTGCTGCCCATCTTTCCGCTCGAACTCGTGCTCTTCCCCGAGACGCCGCTGCCGCTGCACATCTTCGAGCCGCGCTACAAGGAGATGATCGGCGAGTGTCTGGAGCAGAAAGCGCCCTTCGGTGTGGTGCGGGCGGTGGAGAAAGGACTGGCGGAAGTCGGCTGCACCGCCGAGATCCTCGAGGTCACCAAGAAATACGACGACGGCCGCCTGGACATCCTCACCGAAGGACGCCGCCGCTTCGAGGTGCAGCAGATCGACCAGGACCGCGCCTTCCTGCGCGCCGCGGTGCACTACTTTGAAGACGCGCCCGGGGCGGCTACTCCCCGCGAGATCGCCCGCGCCGCCGAGTTGCAAAAGGAATTGATGTCGCTCGCCGGCGCCGAAGAGCCCGCCGCTGTCGAGACCGACCACCCGCAACTTTCCCTCCAGCTCGCCGCCGCCCTGCCGCTCGACCTCGACTTCAAGCAGACGCTCCTGGGCATGCGCTCCGAGCCCGAGCGGCTGCAGTCCGTCATCGAGTACTACCAGACCCTACTTCCCCGCATGCGCCGCACCGTCAAAGCCCGCAAGACCGCCGGCGGCAACGGCCACGCCATATGA
- a CDS encoding magnesium chelatase, with amino-acid sequence MNQLPQTLGELRQSEFSEKRLNTRRVKDELRENLITRLRVGDLIFPGIIGYDDSVIPQLINAILSRHNFILLGLRGQAKSRILRSLTVLLDPHLPYVAGCEIHDNPYAPICRRCRELLAKCGDATGIAWLAPEQRYVEKLATPDVTIADLIGDIDPIKAARGGHELSSEFTVHYGLLPRSNRGIFALNELPDLAGKIQVGLFNIMQEGDVQIKGYPLRLPLDVALVFTANPEDYTARGKIVTPLKDRLGSEVRTHYPATLEEGIAITAQEAWVERDGHRLVVPKFVREVIESVAFAAREDKRIDKRSGVSQRLSITCMENVISNAERRALRNKETLVVPRIGDVYAAMPAITGKLELEYEGEMRGADNVARELIRAAVARTFDSYFKGANLQQVVQWFDLGGSIQVAESAASAEVFGALKGIQGLHDKLGA; translated from the coding sequence ATGAACCAGCTTCCGCAGACTTTGGGCGAGCTTCGGCAGAGCGAGTTTTCCGAGAAGCGCCTGAATACGCGCCGCGTGAAAGACGAGCTGCGCGAGAACCTGATTACCCGCCTGCGCGTGGGCGACCTCATCTTCCCCGGCATCATCGGGTACGACGATTCGGTCATCCCGCAGCTCATCAACGCCATCCTCTCGCGCCACAACTTCATCCTGCTGGGATTGCGCGGCCAGGCCAAAAGCCGCATTCTGCGCTCGCTCACCGTGCTGCTCGACCCGCACCTGCCCTACGTAGCGGGCTGCGAGATCCATGACAACCCCTACGCGCCTATCTGCCGCCGCTGCCGCGAGCTGCTCGCCAAGTGCGGCGACGCCACCGGCATCGCCTGGCTCGCGCCGGAGCAGCGCTACGTGGAGAAGCTGGCCACCCCTGACGTCACCATCGCCGACCTCATCGGCGACATCGATCCCATCAAGGCGGCGCGCGGCGGGCACGAACTCTCCAGCGAGTTCACCGTGCATTATGGCCTGCTGCCCCGCTCGAACCGGGGCATCTTCGCCTTGAACGAGCTTCCCGACCTCGCCGGCAAGATCCAGGTCGGGCTGTTCAACATCATGCAAGAGGGCGACGTGCAGATTAAGGGCTACCCGCTGCGCCTGCCGCTGGACGTGGCCCTGGTCTTCACCGCCAATCCCGAGGACTACACCGCGCGCGGCAAGATCGTCACCCCGCTCAAGGACCGCCTGGGCTCGGAGGTCCGCACCCACTACCCGGCCACGCTCGAAGAAGGCATCGCCATCACCGCGCAGGAGGCCTGGGTGGAGCGCGACGGCCACCGCCTGGTCGTGCCCAAGTTCGTGCGCGAGGTCATCGAGAGCGTCGCCTTCGCCGCGCGCGAGGACAAGCGCATCGACAAGCGCTCCGGCGTCTCCCAGCGGCTCTCCATCACCTGCATGGAGAACGTCATCTCCAACGCCGAGCGCCGCGCGCTTCGAAATAAAGAGACGCTGGTCGTTCCGCGTATCGGCGACGTCTACGCCGCCATGCCCGCCATCACCGGCAAACTCGAACTGGAGTATGAAGGCGAGATGCGCGGCGCCGACAACGTCGCCCGCGAGCTCATCCGCGCCGCCGTCGCCCGCACCTTCGACTCCTACTTTAAAGGCGCCAACCTGCAGCAAGTGGTGCAGTGGTTCGACCTGGGCGGCTCCATCCAGGTCGCGGAATCCGCCGCTTCCGCCGAGGTCTTCGGGGCGCTCAAAGGCATTCAGGGACTGCACGACAAACTGGGCGC